One region of Solanum pennellii chromosome 6, SPENNV200 genomic DNA includes:
- the LOC114077489 gene encoding uncharacterized protein LOC114077489 yields MEAESSFSVMAPPVFNDDNYQIWAVRMEIYLDAMDMWEEFEEDYEVPLLPNNPTMAQIKNHKDRKIKKSKANACLFSALSSSIFTRVMSLKSAKVTLDYLKAKYEGDERIRGMQVLNLIRDFEMQKMKETETIKDYSERLLNIANRAQEQQRVMREEGNTVGALFAKPQDGSKNKKKKNKKNGEGISTSTTKGKTGHSKKSYPLCKHCNKKGHPPYKCWKRPDVKCSKCNQLGHETVICKNNSQQQEAKAKLLRVRR; encoded by the exons ATGGAAGCAGAATCAAGTTTTTCTGTAATGGCCCCACCTGTTTTTAATGATGATAACTATCAGATTTGGGCGGTAAGGATGGAAATATATCTAGATGCCATGGATATGTGGGAGGAATTTGAAGAGGATTATGAAGTTCCTCTGTTGCCTAACAATCCTACTATGGCCCAGATAAAAAACCATAAAGacaggaaaataaaaaaatcaaaggcAAATGCCTGTTTATTTTCAGCATTATCTTCTTCAATCTTCACTCGAGTTATGTCTCTAAAGTCAGCAAAAGTCACATTGGATTATCTCAAGGCAAAATACGAAGGGGATGAAAGGATCAGAGGTATGCAAGTGCTAAATCTTATAAGAGATTTTGAGATGCAGAAGATGAAAGAAACTGAAACCATCAAAGATTACTCTGAAAGGCTATTGAACATAGCAAACAGG GCACAAGAACAACAAAGAGTCATGAGAGAAGAAGGAAATACAGTGGGAGCATTGTTTGCCAAGCCTCAAGATGgaagcaaaaacaaaaagaagaagaacaagaagaatgGTGAAGGCATTTCAACAAGTACTACCAAAGGAAAAACTGGACACTCAAAGAAAAGTTATCCTCTTTGTAAGCATTGTAACAAGAAAGGTCATCCACCATATAAATGTTGGAAAAGGCCTGATGTTAAATGTAGTAAATGCAATCAACTTGGGCATGAAACTGTAATTTGCAAGAACAATAGTCAGCAACAAGAAGCAAAGGCTAAATTGTTGAGGGTGAGGAGGTAG